In the genome of Ananas comosus cultivar F153 linkage group 11, ASM154086v1, whole genome shotgun sequence, one region contains:
- the LOC109717083 gene encoding uncharacterized protein At1g15400-like, which yields MAGLQRSSETFRRSGSSGLVWEDRFLPGEADSGGGGGNNDNNNNKGARGQEERAASSSASVERTRSNGGYRTGRVSPALDPPSPKVSVCGFCTFFGKPRPNSDANSRRRRRR from the coding sequence ATGGCGGGTCTACAGCGGTCGAGCGAGACGTTTCGGAGGTCGGGATCGTCGGGGCTGGTGTGGGAGGACCGATTCCTGCCGGGGGAGGCGGAttcgggcggcggcggcggcaacaacgacaacaacaacaacaagggGGCCCGTGGTCAGGAGGAGCGGGCGGCGTCGTCCTCGGCGTCCGTGGAGCGCACCCGATCCAACGGCGGCTATCGGACGGGTCGGGTGTCTCCGGCTCTGGACCCGCCCTCCCCCAAGGTCTCCGTCTGCGGCTTCTGCACCTTCTTCGGGAAGCCCCGCCCCAACTCCGACGCCaacagccgccgccgccgccgccgctag
- the LOC109717080 gene encoding uncharacterized protein LOC109717080: protein MQRLDRSRNLRLLCANSKHQTAVVMMGSHHRSKTGGLFGRCNAIEKEMRRHSVSDAKPAMQEGCLEKLRVHVLTAGQGDRNNFVPGRKSLPHIETNAADVAAVLRVKVVAADMPPFMQLHAFRCARRAYDTLDKFSSRQMAHDIKKEFDKAYGATWHCIVGTSFGSFVTHSNGCFLYFSMDKILVLLYKTKIRRA, encoded by the exons ATGCAACGTCTCGATCGATCAAGAAATCTGCGCTTGCTTTGCGCTAACAGTAAACACCAAACAGCGGTGGTGATGATGGGATCTCATCACAGGTCGAAGACAGGGGGGCTCTTCGGCAGATGCAACGCGATCGAGAAAGAGATGAGGCGACACTCCGTGAGCGACGCGAAGCCCGCAATGCAAGAGGGGTGTCTTGAGAAGCTGAGGGTCCACGTGCTCACGGCAGGCCAAGGGGATCGCAACAACTTCGTGCCGGGGAGGAAGTCGTTGCCGCATATCGAGACGAACGCAGCGGACGTTGCTGCGGTGCTGAGGGTGAAGGTGGTGGCGGCCGACATGCCGCCCTTCATGCAACTGCACGCGTTCCGATGCGCCAGGCGGGCCTACGACACCCTCGACAAGTTCAGCTCCAGGCAGATGGCCCACGACATCAAGAAG GAGTTCGACAAAGCATACGGGGCGACATGGCATTGCATTGTAGGGACGAGCTTTGGATCATTCGTGACGCATTCAAATGGTTGCTTCCTTTACTTTTCAATGGACAAAATACTTGTCCTGTTGTACAAGACCAAGATCCGCAGAGCGTAG